One Amycolatopsis sp. NBC_00355 genomic window carries:
- the panD gene encoding aspartate 1-decarboxylase, with the protein MQRTLMNAKIHRATVTQADLHYVGSLTIDADLMAAADIVEGEQVQIVDITNGARLETYAITGEPGTGVIGINGAAAHLVHPGDLVIIITYAQVEEAERAAHRPRVVHVDADNRQVHLGHDPAEPVPGAQAQLSGRN; encoded by the coding sequence ATGCAGCGCACCCTGATGAACGCCAAGATCCACCGCGCCACGGTCACCCAGGCCGACCTGCACTACGTCGGATCCCTGACCATCGACGCCGATCTGATGGCGGCCGCGGACATCGTCGAGGGCGAGCAGGTCCAGATCGTCGACATCACCAACGGCGCCCGGCTGGAGACCTACGCGATCACCGGCGAGCCCGGCACGGGCGTGATCGGGATCAACGGCGCGGCCGCGCACCTGGTGCACCCCGGCGACCTGGTCATCATCATCACCTACGCCCAGGTCGAAGAGGCCGAGCGTGCCGCGCACCGGCCGCGAGTGGTGCACGTCGACGCCGACAACCGGCAGGTCCACCTGGGACACGACCCGGCCGAGCCGGTTCCCGGCGCGCAAGCCCAGCTGTCCGGTCGGAATTGA
- a CDS encoding dihydrofolate reductase family protein: MTTADGTVTCDLTISVDGFAAGLNQTEERPFGDDGGDGWGDKLHAWFSEGPEAHPAEFARMLTAKAFIMGRNMFGPVRGEWDRPWQGWWGDDPPYHGPVFVLTHHPRDPQPMAGGTTFHFVTDGIDAAFERAREAAGDGSISIHGGATTVNQYLAAGLIDELRIHVAPFTLGAGTRLFDGVPPLNLEQVEVRAAGSVTHLTYRVLR; the protein is encoded by the coding sequence ATGACCACAGCGGACGGCACGGTGACGTGCGACCTCACGATCTCGGTCGACGGGTTCGCGGCCGGGCTCAACCAGACCGAGGAGCGCCCGTTCGGCGACGACGGCGGCGACGGCTGGGGCGACAAGCTGCACGCCTGGTTCTCCGAAGGTCCCGAAGCGCACCCGGCCGAGTTCGCCAGGATGCTGACGGCGAAGGCGTTCATCATGGGGCGCAACATGTTCGGCCCGGTGCGCGGCGAGTGGGACCGGCCGTGGCAGGGCTGGTGGGGTGACGACCCGCCGTACCACGGCCCGGTCTTCGTGCTCACGCACCACCCGCGCGATCCACAGCCGATGGCGGGCGGGACCACTTTCCACTTCGTCACCGACGGCATCGATGCCGCGTTCGAGCGCGCCCGCGAAGCGGCCGGGGACGGGAGCATCTCCATCCACGGTGGCGCGACCACCGTCAACCAATACCTCGCCGCGGGCCTGATCGACGAGCTGAGGATCCACGTCGCGCCGTTCACGCTCGGCGCCGGCACCCGGCTGTTCGACGGCGTCCCGCCGCTGAACCTCGAGCAGGTGGAAGTGCGCGCGGCGGGCTCCGTCACGCACCTGACCTACCGCGTGCTGCGCTGA
- a CDS encoding MbtH family protein, with the protein MTNPFEDPEGTYLVLVNAENQHSLWPEFVDVPAGWTTAFGPAARQACLDHVEANWTDMRPKSLADAMDA; encoded by the coding sequence ATGACCAACCCGTTCGAAGACCCCGAAGGCACGTACCTGGTCCTCGTGAACGCCGAGAACCAGCACAGCCTGTGGCCCGAGTTCGTCGACGTCCCGGCCGGCTGGACGACCGCGTTCGGCCCCGCGGCCCGCCAGGCCTGCCTGGACCACGTGGAAGCGAACTGGACGGACATGCGCCCGAAGTCCCTGGCCGACGCCATGGACGCTTGA
- a CDS encoding ABC transporter substrate-binding protein — MSVFQGGAGLSRRGFLIGTGGLAAAAALTACGSSDDKPAAAASGPWEFTDDRNQKAARDQRPSRVVAYASSAAALWDYGVRPIGVFGPQKTADGAKEIQAGNIDLNAVTSIGNAWDDFSMEKFAALKPDLVVTGLTGTKPTDLWVLKDDLGPKVQAIAPIVALSEYKVTLPKVIERYEQLAVALGGDANSDAIKKGKDDFQKASDDLKAAIKSKPGLKVLVVSSDKDNLYVCKPEFFADLAYYRDLGLDIINGAGADDYFETLSWEQAGKYPADLILSDSRTFALSRQQLAAIPTWAQLPAVKANQLADWSTEPRFNPVLAAPVIQKLAEVVKGARTDITA; from the coding sequence ATGTCCGTGTTTCAAGGCGGTGCCGGGCTCAGCCGGCGTGGATTCCTGATCGGCACCGGCGGTCTCGCCGCGGCCGCCGCGCTCACCGCGTGCGGCAGCAGTGACGACAAGCCGGCGGCCGCCGCCTCCGGGCCGTGGGAGTTCACCGACGACCGCAACCAGAAGGCGGCGCGCGACCAGCGGCCGTCCCGGGTCGTGGCCTACGCCAGCTCGGCCGCCGCCCTGTGGGACTACGGCGTCCGCCCGATCGGCGTCTTCGGCCCGCAGAAGACCGCCGACGGCGCCAAGGAGATCCAGGCCGGCAACATCGACCTGAACGCCGTCACCTCGATCGGCAACGCGTGGGACGACTTCAGCATGGAGAAGTTCGCCGCGTTGAAGCCGGACCTGGTCGTCACCGGGCTCACCGGCACCAAGCCGACCGACCTGTGGGTGCTGAAGGACGACCTCGGCCCCAAGGTCCAGGCGATCGCGCCGATCGTCGCGCTCTCGGAGTACAAGGTCACGCTGCCGAAGGTGATCGAACGCTACGAGCAGCTCGCCGTCGCCCTCGGCGGTGACGCGAACTCCGACGCGATCAAGAAGGGCAAGGACGACTTCCAGAAGGCGTCCGACGACCTGAAGGCCGCGATCAAGTCCAAGCCCGGTCTGAAGGTGCTCGTGGTGTCCAGCGACAAGGACAACCTCTACGTCTGCAAGCCGGAGTTCTTCGCCGACCTCGCGTACTACCGCGACCTGGGCCTGGACATCATCAACGGCGCCGGCGCGGACGATTACTTCGAGACGCTCAGCTGGGAGCAGGCCGGCAAGTACCCGGCCGACCTGATCCTCAGCGACAGCCGCACCTTCGCGTTGTCGCGCCAGCAGCTGGCCGCGATCCCGACGTGGGCGCAGCTGCCCGCGGTCAAGGCGAACCAGCTCGCCGACTGGTCGACCGAGCCGCGGTTCAACCCGGTGCTCGCGGCCCCGGTCATCCAGAAGCTGGCCGAAGTCGTGAAGGGCGCCCGTACCGACATCACCGCCTGA
- a CDS encoding LysR family transcriptional regulator — translation MLNLVHLRVLAAVARHESVTEAARELHYSQPSVSHHLARLEVTTGVKLVQRVGRGIRLTPEGRLLADRAAEIVGRVEAATTELAAQAGLQAGKVRLAANASALGTIVPAAAGLLARAHPGLELSLFDRHPVEARQLLRHGEIDVALVFGHGDVPVPEEGFRLRHLADDTIHLVSRHPGDSLANHRDSAWIGGCDQCRAELDAVCRREDFTPRIGSFSDDMVVVQSLVAAGIGVAILPGLALRAHRRADVHTTELTGFRRRIHAATYGDPPDPPAVAAVLDALTEAAVTTA, via the coding sequence ATGCTCAACCTGGTCCACCTCAGGGTCCTGGCCGCGGTGGCCCGGCACGAATCGGTCACCGAAGCCGCGCGTGAGCTGCACTATTCGCAGCCATCGGTGAGCCACCACCTGGCCCGGCTGGAGGTGACCACCGGCGTCAAGCTCGTCCAGCGGGTCGGCCGGGGAATCCGGCTGACACCGGAAGGGCGGCTGCTGGCCGACCGGGCCGCTGAGATCGTCGGACGGGTCGAGGCGGCGACCACCGAGCTGGCCGCCCAGGCCGGGCTGCAGGCCGGAAAGGTCCGTCTGGCCGCCAACGCCTCCGCGCTCGGCACCATCGTGCCGGCGGCGGCCGGCTTGCTGGCCCGGGCCCACCCGGGACTCGAGCTGAGCCTCTTCGACCGGCACCCGGTCGAGGCGCGGCAACTGCTGAGGCACGGCGAGATCGACGTCGCCCTCGTCTTCGGCCACGGCGACGTTCCGGTGCCGGAGGAGGGTTTCCGGCTCCGGCACCTCGCTGACGACACGATCCACCTCGTCAGCCGCCACCCCGGCGACAGTCTCGCGAACCACCGCGACTCCGCCTGGATCGGCGGGTGTGACCAGTGCCGAGCCGAGCTGGACGCCGTGTGCCGCCGGGAGGACTTCACCCCGCGGATCGGCTCGTTCAGCGACGACATGGTCGTCGTGCAGTCCCTGGTCGCCGCCGGGATCGGGGTCGCCATCCTGCCTGGCCTCGCGCTGCGGGCGCACCGCCGGGCGGACGTCCACACGACCGAGCTCACCGGGTTCCGCCGCCGGATCCACGCCGCGACCTACGGCGACCCGCCCGACCCGCCGGCCGTCGCCGCTGTCCTGGACGCGCTGACCGAAGCCGCCGTGACAACCGCCTGA